The following are encoded together in the Streptomyces sp. NBC_01465 genome:
- a CDS encoding NADH-quinone oxidoreductase subunit B, which translates to MDVTPVDLPAPQRLGVLSRLAPEPMKVVLNWGRRYSLWVFNFGLACCAIEFIAASMARHDFIRLGVIPFAPGPRQADLMIVSGTVTDKMAPAVKRLYEQMPEPKYVISFGACSNCGGPYWDSYSVTKGVDQIIPVDVYVPGCPPRPEALLQGILKLQEKIARESLGERYATPSTAQLTSGLVTPPPAPGASE; encoded by the coding sequence ATGGACGTGACCCCGGTCGACCTGCCGGCACCCCAGCGCTTGGGAGTCCTGTCCCGCCTGGCCCCCGAGCCGATGAAGGTGGTCCTCAACTGGGGCCGCCGGTACTCGCTCTGGGTCTTCAACTTCGGACTCGCCTGCTGCGCGATCGAGTTCATCGCGGCCTCGATGGCCCGCCACGACTTCATCCGCCTGGGCGTGATCCCCTTCGCGCCGGGGCCGCGCCAGGCGGACCTGATGATCGTGTCCGGCACGGTGACGGACAAGATGGCGCCGGCGGTGAAGCGCCTGTACGAGCAGATGCCGGAACCGAAGTACGTGATCTCCTTCGGCGCCTGCTCCAACTGCGGCGGCCCGTACTGGGATTCGTACTCGGTGACCAAGGGCGTCGACCAGATCATCCCGGTCGACGTGTACGTCCCCGGCTGCCCGCCCCGCCCTGAAGCGCTGCTCCAGGGCATCCTCAAGCTCCAGGAGAAGATCGCCCGCGAATCGCTGGGCGAGCGCTACGCCACCCCCTCGACGGCCCAGCTGACGAGCGGCCTGGTCACCCCGCCCCCCGCCCCGGGGGCGTCCGAGTGA
- a CDS encoding 2-oxoacid:ferredoxin oxidoreductase subunit beta, which produces MTEVIEALSLVPKAEAQQSMKDFKSDQEVRWCPGCGDYAVLAAVQGFMPELGLAKENIVFVSGIGCSSRFPYYMNTYGMHSIHGRAPAIATGLASSRRDLSVWVVTGDGDALSIGGNHLIHALRRNVNLKILLFNNRIYGLTKGQYSPTSEVGKITKSTPMGSLDAPFNPVSLAIGAEASFVARTVDSDRKHLTSVLRAAAEHPGTALVEIYQNCNIFNDGAFEVLKDKQQAEEAVIRLEHGQPIRFGADGSKGVVRDQATGDLKVIAVTPENESQILIHDAHTTSPTTAFALSRLADPDTLHHTPIGVFRSVDRPVYDTQMSDQLETAIEQKGKGDLATLLAGNDTWTVVG; this is translated from the coding sequence ATGACTGAGGTGATTGAGGCGCTGTCGCTGGTGCCCAAGGCCGAGGCCCAGCAGTCCATGAAGGACTTCAAGTCCGATCAGGAAGTGCGCTGGTGCCCGGGCTGCGGTGACTACGCCGTGCTGGCCGCCGTCCAGGGCTTCATGCCCGAACTCGGCCTGGCGAAGGAGAACATCGTCTTCGTCTCCGGGATCGGCTGCTCCTCCCGCTTCCCGTACTACATGAACACCTACGGGATGCACTCCATCCACGGCCGCGCCCCCGCGATCGCCACCGGACTGGCGTCTTCCCGCCGCGACCTGTCCGTCTGGGTCGTCACCGGCGACGGCGACGCCCTGTCGATCGGCGGCAACCACCTCATCCACGCGCTGCGCCGCAACGTGAACCTGAAGATCCTGCTGTTCAACAACCGGATCTACGGACTCACCAAGGGCCAGTACTCCCCGACCTCCGAGGTCGGGAAGATCACCAAGTCCACCCCGATGGGGTCCCTCGACGCCCCCTTCAACCCCGTCTCCCTCGCGATCGGCGCGGAAGCCAGCTTCGTGGCACGGACGGTGGACTCCGACCGCAAGCACCTCACCAGCGTGCTGCGCGCCGCCGCCGAACACCCCGGCACCGCCCTGGTCGAGATCTACCAGAACTGCAACATCTTCAACGACGGCGCCTTCGAGGTCCTCAAGGACAAGCAACAGGCCGAGGAAGCCGTCATCCGCCTCGAGCACGGCCAGCCGATCCGCTTCGGCGCCGACGGCTCCAAGGGCGTCGTCCGCGACCAGGCCACCGGCGACCTCAAGGTCATCGCAGTCACCCCCGAGAACGAGTCGCAGATCCTCATCCACGACGCCCACACCACGTCCCCGACCACGGCGTTCGCACTGTCCCGCCTGGCCGACCCCGACACCCTGCACCACACCCCCATCGGGGTGTTCCGCTCGGTCGACCGCCCGGTCTACGACACCCAGATGTCCGACCAACTCGAAACCGCCATCGAGCAGAAGGGCAAGGGCGACCTCGCCACCCTCCTCGCCGGCAACGACACCTGGACCGTCGTCGGCTGA
- a CDS encoding 2-oxoacid:acceptor oxidoreductase subunit alpha, whose product MTSQVSSPAEQADGADEAVVGEQRKPSGTKEVRQLDRVIIRFAGDSGDGMQLTGDRFTSETASFGNDLSTLPNFPAEIRAPAGTLPGVSSFQLHFADHDILTPGDAPNVLVAMNPAALKANIGDLPRGAEIIVNTDEFTKRPMAKVGYATSPLEDGSLEAFRVHPVPLTSMTIEALKEFGLSRKEAERSKNMFALGLLSWMYHRPTEGTEKFLRTKFAKKPEIAEANVAAFRAGWNFGETTEDFAVSYEVAPATSAFPTGTYRNMSGNLALSYGLIAAARQADLPLYLGSYPITPASDILHELSKHKNFGVRTFQAEDEIAGIGAALGAAFGGSLAITTTSGPGVALKSEAIGLAVSLELPLLIIDIQRGGPSTGLPTKTEQADLLQAMYGRNGEAPVPIVAPKTPGDCFDAALDAARIALTYRTPVFLLSDGYLANGSEPWRVPEVDELPDLRVQFAAGPNHELADGTEVFWPYKRDPQTLARPWAVPGTPGLEHRIGGIEKQDGTGNISYDPANHDFMVRTRQAKIDGIEVPDLEVDDPNEARTLVLGWGSTFGPITAAVRRLRAENVPIAQAHLRHLNPFPRNLGEVLKRYDNVVVPEMNLGQLATLLRAKYLVDAISYNQVNGMPFKAEQLATALKEAIDD is encoded by the coding sequence GTGACCAGCCAGGTCAGTAGCCCAGCCGAGCAGGCCGACGGAGCCGATGAGGCCGTTGTCGGGGAACAGCGCAAGCCTTCAGGTACCAAAGAGGTGCGCCAACTCGACCGGGTGATCATCCGGTTCGCGGGGGACTCCGGTGACGGTATGCAGCTCACGGGCGACCGGTTCACCTCGGAGACGGCGTCGTTCGGCAACGACCTGTCGACGCTGCCGAACTTCCCGGCCGAGATCCGGGCGCCTGCCGGGACGCTGCCGGGTGTCTCCAGCTTCCAGCTGCACTTCGCGGATCACGACATCCTCACGCCGGGCGATGCCCCGAACGTGCTGGTCGCGATGAACCCGGCGGCGCTGAAGGCCAACATCGGGGACCTGCCGCGCGGGGCCGAAATCATCGTGAACACCGATGAGTTCACGAAGCGGCCGATGGCGAAGGTCGGGTATGCGACCTCTCCGCTGGAGGACGGTTCGCTGGAGGCCTTCCGGGTGCATCCGGTGCCGCTGACGTCGATGACGATCGAGGCGCTGAAGGAGTTCGGGCTCTCCCGCAAGGAGGCCGAGCGGTCGAAGAACATGTTCGCGCTGGGGCTGCTGTCGTGGATGTACCACCGGCCGACCGAGGGCACGGAGAAGTTCCTGCGGACGAAGTTCGCGAAGAAGCCCGAGATCGCCGAGGCCAACGTCGCCGCGTTCAGGGCGGGTTGGAACTTCGGTGAGACGACCGAGGACTTCGCGGTGTCTTATGAGGTGGCTCCGGCGACGTCCGCGTTCCCGACGGGCACCTACCGGAACATGTCGGGGAATCTGGCGTTGTCGTACGGGCTGATCGCGGCCGCCCGGCAGGCGGACCTCCCGCTCTACCTCGGCTCCTACCCCATCACCCCGGCTTCCGACATCCTGCACGAGCTCTCCAAGCACAAGAACTTCGGAGTGCGGACCTTCCAGGCGGAGGACGAGATCGCCGGCATCGGTGCGGCGCTGGGGGCGGCGTTCGGCGGCTCCCTCGCCATCACCACCACGTCGGGTCCCGGGGTGGCGCTGAAGTCCGAGGCGATCGGCCTGGCCGTGTCTCTCGAACTGCCGTTGCTGATCATCGACATTCAGCGCGGCGGGCCCTCGACCGGTCTGCCGACGAAGACGGAGCAGGCGGATCTGCTGCAGGCGATGTACGGGCGCAACGGTGAGGCCCCGGTCCCGATCGTCGCGCCGAAGACGCCGGGTGACTGTTTCGATGCGGCGCTGGATGCGGCACGGATCGCGCTGACCTACCGCACCCCCGTCTTCCTGCTGAGCGACGGGTATCTGGCGAACGGCTCGGAGCCGTGGCGGGTGCCCGAGGTGGATGAACTGCCCGATCTGCGGGTGCAGTTCGCGGCCGGTCCCAATCATGAGCTGGCCGATGGCACCGAGGTCTTCTGGCCCTACAAGCGCGATCCGCAGACGCTGGCGCGTCCGTGGGCGGTGCCGGGCACGCCGGGGTTGGAGCACCGGATCGGCGGGATCGAGAAGCAGGACGGCACCGGCAACATCAGCTACGATCCGGCCAACCACGACTTCATGGTCCGTACCCGCCAGGCGAAGATCGACGGGATCGAGGTCCCCGACCTGGAGGTCGACGACCCCAACGAGGCCAGGACCCTGGTCCTTGGCTGGGGTTCGACATTCGGCCCCATCACCGCGGCCGTCCGCCGCCTCCGCGCGGAGAACGTACCCATCGCGCAGGCCCATCTGCGCCACCTCAACCCCTTCCCGAGGAATCTCGGCGAGGTCCTGAAGCGTTACGACAACGTGGTCGTCCCCGAGATGAACCTCGGCCAGCTGGCCACGCTCCTGCGCGCCAAGTACCTCGTGGACGCGATCAGTTACAACCAGGTCAACGGCATGCCGTTCAAGGCCGAGCAGCTCGCCACGGCTCTCAAGGAGGCCATCGATGACTGA
- a CDS encoding quinone oxidoreductase family protein, with protein sequence MRAIGFQETGGPEVLHLVDVPRPVPGPGEVLIEVAYAGVNYGEVQHRLGDFGAPDTLTVTGLEASGRVAALGEGVGGLAVGDPVAAYLPDGGGYAEFALAPAEFTFPVGTLDLRTAGGAALVLTTAYGVLDGAVRVRPGDTVLIHAAAGGVGSAAAQIARALGVKAVYGTVSTPEKAEYALRFGYDEVFLREGFAEAVRTATGGRGVDAVLDPVGGPTRLESFEALAPFGRVAVYGEAGRHPDLTLPVLPVWKNNRTLTGYNIGDLSRRDPHLLRTHARAALELAAAGSVSIDISAVHPLHDAAEAHRAMQAGEVRGKSLLEIGG encoded by the coding sequence ATGCGCGCGATCGGATTCCAGGAGACCGGCGGACCCGAGGTCCTGCACCTCGTCGACGTCCCCCGGCCCGTGCCGGGACCGGGCGAGGTGCTGATCGAGGTCGCGTACGCCGGTGTGAACTACGGCGAGGTCCAGCACCGCCTCGGCGACTTCGGCGCGCCCGACACCCTGACCGTCACCGGCCTGGAGGCCTCCGGCCGGGTGGCCGCGCTCGGTGAGGGCGTCGGCGGACTCGCCGTCGGCGACCCGGTCGCCGCGTACCTCCCCGACGGCGGCGGATACGCCGAATTCGCCCTCGCCCCGGCCGAGTTCACCTTCCCCGTCGGCACCCTCGACCTGCGCACCGCGGGCGGCGCCGCGCTGGTCCTCACGACGGCGTACGGCGTGCTGGACGGCGCGGTACGGGTGCGCCCCGGCGACACCGTGCTCATCCACGCCGCGGCCGGCGGTGTCGGCTCCGCGGCCGCCCAGATCGCCCGCGCCCTCGGCGTCAAGGCCGTCTACGGCACCGTCTCCACGCCGGAGAAGGCGGAGTACGCCCTGCGCTTCGGCTACGACGAGGTCTTCCTGCGCGAGGGCTTCGCCGAGGCGGTCCGTACGGCCACCGGAGGCCGGGGCGTCGACGCCGTACTCGACCCCGTCGGCGGCCCCACCCGCCTGGAGAGCTTCGAGGCGCTGGCCCCCTTCGGCCGCGTCGCGGTCTACGGAGAGGCCGGCCGCCACCCCGACCTGACGCTCCCCGTCCTCCCCGTGTGGAAGAACAACCGCACCCTGACCGGCTACAACATCGGCGACCTCTCCCGCCGCGACCCGCACCTGCTGCGCACTCACGCACGCGCCGCCCTGGAGCTGGCGGCCGCGGGCAGCGTGAGCATCGACATCAGCGCGGTGCACCCGCTGCACGACGCGGCCGAGGCGCACCGCGCGATGCAGGCGGGTGAAGTCCGCGGCAAGTCCCTGCTGGAGATCGGGGGCTGA
- a CDS encoding NADH-quinone oxidoreductase subunit A gives MAERAVLAAGNEGYFHSYSVVGLLAVLGVLFVAVAFGAGRLLRPVVPTPEKLLTYECGVDPVGEGWAHTQVRYYVYAFLYVIFAVDSIFLFPWATVFAAPGYGAATLVEMFIFLGFLAVGLLYAYKKGVLEWT, from the coding sequence GTGGCGGAACGAGCCGTTCTCGCGGCGGGGAACGAAGGCTATTTCCACAGCTACTCGGTCGTCGGCCTGCTCGCCGTCCTCGGGGTGCTGTTCGTCGCCGTGGCCTTCGGGGCCGGACGGCTGCTGCGGCCTGTCGTACCGACGCCCGAGAAACTCCTGACGTACGAGTGCGGAGTCGACCCGGTCGGCGAGGGCTGGGCACACACCCAGGTCCGCTACTACGTGTACGCCTTCCTGTACGTCATCTTCGCCGTCGACTCGATCTTCCTCTTCCCGTGGGCGACGGTCTTCGCGGCGCCCGGATACGGGGCGGCCACGCTCGTCGAGATGTTCATCTTCCTCGGCTTCCTGGCCGTCGGCCTGCTCTACGCATACAAGAAGGGCGTCCTCGAATGGACGTGA
- a CDS encoding sensor histidine kinase has protein sequence MTVDNFRPYDSERPPPARFAFDRHTWKEIAHLLINLPASLIGFVYVVFMVATGGGLSVTVIGLPLLAFGLLGARQLGKMERARARKLLGVRIDEPSPLPIRRGNGFFPWLWASLKDPVGWRTVLYEFIRLPWSVLTFSLTLVSLFVLWPVLPFIARGLTNADRAMVRGLLSPSDELERRIAELESDRGVVVDTAAADLRRIERDLHDGAQARLVALAMGLGLAKEKLLEDPEAAAVMVGEAHGEVKLALQELRDLARGIHPAVLTDRGLDAALSSIASRCTAPVKVTVDLAERPAEAIEGIAYFTVSELLQNVSKHARARTASVDVWRNDDRLLIQVQDDGQGGASLDGGTGMAGLADRLGAVDGLFVLDSPVGGPTTVTAELPWRDRGKA, from the coding sequence ATGACCGTGGACAACTTCCGCCCGTACGACTCCGAGCGGCCCCCGCCTGCACGCTTCGCCTTCGACCGGCACACCTGGAAGGAGATCGCGCATCTCCTGATCAATCTGCCGGCGTCCCTGATCGGGTTTGTTTACGTCGTGTTCATGGTTGCCACAGGTGGCGGCCTGTCGGTCACGGTCATCGGCCTGCCGCTGCTCGCCTTCGGGCTGCTCGGCGCACGCCAGCTCGGCAAGATGGAGAGGGCCCGGGCACGCAAGCTTCTGGGCGTACGCATCGACGAGCCGAGCCCCCTCCCGATCCGCCGCGGCAACGGTTTCTTCCCCTGGCTGTGGGCGAGTCTGAAGGACCCGGTGGGCTGGCGGACGGTGCTGTACGAGTTCATCCGGCTGCCCTGGAGCGTGCTGACCTTCAGCCTCACTCTGGTGAGCCTCTTCGTTCTCTGGCCCGTCCTTCCCTTCATCGCGCGCGGACTGACCAACGCCGACCGCGCGATGGTGCGCGGACTGCTCTCGCCCTCCGACGAGCTGGAGCGCAGGATCGCCGAGCTGGAGTCGGACCGCGGGGTCGTCGTGGACACGGCCGCCGCCGACCTCCGCCGCATCGAGCGCGATTTGCACGACGGCGCCCAGGCCCGGCTCGTCGCCCTCGCCATGGGCCTCGGTCTGGCAAAGGAGAAGCTCCTGGAGGACCCGGAGGCCGCGGCCGTCATGGTCGGCGAGGCGCACGGCGAGGTGAAACTGGCGCTGCAGGAGCTGCGCGATCTGGCCCGCGGCATCCACCCGGCGGTCCTCACCGACCGCGGGCTGGACGCGGCGCTCTCCTCCATCGCCTCGCGCTGCACGGCCCCGGTGAAGGTCACGGTCGATCTGGCCGAGCGGCCTGCGGAGGCGATCGAGGGCATTGCGTACTTCACCGTCTCCGAGCTCCTCCAGAACGTCTCCAAGCACGCCCGCGCACGCACCGCGTCCGTCGACGTCTGGCGGAACGACGACCGGCTGCTGATCCAGGTCCAGGACGACGGCCAGGGCGGCGCCAGCCTCGACGGCGGCACCGGCATGGCGGGGCTCGCGGACCGGCTCGGGGCGGTCGACGGGCTCTTCGTCCTGGACTCCCCCGTCGGCGGGCCCACCACGGTCACCGCCGAGCTGCCGTGGCGCGACCGCGGCAAGGCATGA
- a CDS encoding sensor histidine kinase, producing MATDYVTQRQTAHRLPTALRAPFEARTWREFSYLVLSFPISIVLFTLSISLFSTGVGLVVTFIGIPILAGVLAMCRGFGAMERARARGLLKLEVGDPKPLSERAGRGPMSWMGAALKSGASWRHLLYTLLHFPWATFAFSVSVAFMTWGWTLFTYPLWQWVFPMYAGQAGLQLYGDDTHNVYLNNPFEIGLTSLIGFLFVLATPWIVRGLTTVDRLMVTGLLGPSRLDSRVTELESDRGVVVDTAAADLRRIERDLHDGAQARLVALAMDLGLAKEKLTADPEAAAKMVDEAHGEVKIALQELRDLARGIHPAVLTDRGLDAALSAVASRCTVPVNVEVDLPYRPAAAIEGIAYFTVSELLQNISKHAQATRATVDVWRSEDRILVVVTDDGRGGADTTAGSGLAGLAERLDSVDGLLVVDSPVGGPTTITAQLPWRD from the coding sequence ATGGCTACGGATTACGTCACCCAGCGACAGACGGCGCACCGTCTGCCCACGGCGCTCCGCGCACCGTTCGAGGCCCGCACCTGGCGCGAGTTCTCCTACCTCGTCCTCTCCTTCCCGATCAGCATCGTGCTCTTCACCCTCTCCATCAGCCTCTTCAGCACCGGCGTCGGGTTGGTCGTCACCTTCATCGGCATCCCGATCCTGGCCGGCGTCCTCGCGATGTGCCGCGGCTTCGGCGCGATGGAGCGGGCGCGGGCCCGCGGGCTGCTGAAGCTGGAGGTCGGCGACCCGAAGCCGCTGAGCGAGCGGGCCGGCCGCGGCCCGATGTCCTGGATGGGCGCGGCCCTCAAGAGCGGGGCGTCCTGGCGTCATCTGCTCTACACGCTGCTGCACTTCCCGTGGGCGACGTTCGCCTTCTCCGTCTCGGTGGCGTTCATGACGTGGGGCTGGACCCTCTTCACGTACCCGCTCTGGCAGTGGGTCTTCCCGATGTACGCGGGCCAGGCCGGTCTGCAGCTGTACGGCGACGACACCCACAACGTCTACCTCAACAACCCCTTCGAGATCGGCCTCACCAGCCTGATCGGCTTCCTCTTCGTCCTCGCCACCCCCTGGATCGTCCGGGGCCTGACCACCGTCGACCGGCTGATGGTGACCGGGCTGCTCGGCCCGTCCCGTCTCGACAGCCGGGTCACCGAGCTGGAGTCGGACCGCGGTGTTGTCGTCGACACGGCCGCCGCCGACCTCCGCCGCATCGAGCGCGATCTGCACGACGGCGCCCAGGCCCGCCTCGTCGCCCTCGCGATGGACCTGGGGCTCGCCAAGGAGAAGCTGACCGCGGACCCCGAGGCCGCGGCCAAGATGGTCGACGAGGCGCACGGCGAGGTGAAGATCGCGCTGCAGGAGCTGCGCGACCTGGCCCGCGGCATCCACCCGGCGGTCCTCACCGACCGCGGACTGGACGCGGCGCTCTCCGCGGTGGCCTCGCGGTGCACGGTGCCGGTGAACGTCGAGGTGGATCTGCCGTACCGTCCGGCCGCCGCCATCGAGGGCATCGCGTACTTCACCGTCTCCGAGCTCCTCCAGAACATCTCCAAGCACGCGCAGGCGACCCGGGCGACCGTGGACGTCTGGCGGTCGGAGGACCGGATCCTGGTCGTGGTCACCGACGACGGCCGGGGCGGCGCGGACACGACGGCGGGCAGCGGCCTGGCCGGGCTCGCCGAGCGGCTGGACTCGGTGGACGGCCTGCTGGTGGTCGACTCCCCGGTCGGCGGACCGACCACGATCACCGCCCAACTCCCCTGGCGCGACTAG
- a CDS encoding winged helix-turn-helix transcriptional regulator, with amino-acid sequence MTVSDFRARMTAAEDMCPQRLVLEHVTSRWGVLVLIALQERSYRFSELRRHVGRVSEKMLAQTLQTLERDGFVHRDAKPVIPPRVDYSLTPLGEEAAEQVASLSKWTDRRMEAVVAARDAYDEARADASSA; translated from the coding sequence ATGACCGTTAGTGACTTCCGTGCGCGGATGACCGCCGCCGAGGACATGTGCCCGCAGCGCCTGGTCCTGGAGCACGTCACCAGCCGCTGGGGCGTGCTGGTCCTGATCGCGCTGCAGGAGCGCTCGTACCGCTTCAGCGAGCTGCGCCGCCACGTGGGGCGCGTCAGCGAGAAGATGCTCGCCCAGACCCTGCAGACGCTGGAACGGGACGGCTTCGTGCACCGCGACGCGAAGCCCGTGATCCCGCCGCGCGTGGACTACTCGCTGACGCCGCTGGGCGAGGAGGCGGCCGAGCAGGTCGCGTCGCTGTCGAAGTGGACCGACCGGCGGATGGAGGCGGTCGTCGCGGCGCGCGATGCGTACGACGAGGCCAGGGCGGACGCATCGTCCGCCTGA
- a CDS encoding response regulator transcription factor, with translation MRVVIAEDSVLLREGLTRLLTDLGHDVVAGVGDAEALIKTIGEFADQGALPDVVVADVRMPPTHTDEGVRAAVKLRKDYPGIGVLVLSQYVEEQYATELLAGSSRGVGYLLKDRVAEVREFVDAVVRVAQGGTALDPEVVAQLLGRSRKQDVLANLTPREREVLGLMAEGRTNSAVAKQLVVSDGAVEKHVSNIFLKLGLSPSDGDHRRVLAVLTYLNS, from the coding sequence GTGCGGGTCGTCATCGCCGAGGATTCGGTACTGCTTCGGGAGGGACTGACCCGACTGCTGACGGACCTCGGTCACGACGTCGTCGCGGGCGTCGGGGACGCGGAGGCGCTGATCAAGACGATCGGCGAGTTCGCGGACCAGGGTGCGCTGCCGGACGTGGTGGTCGCGGACGTACGGATGCCGCCGACGCACACCGACGAGGGTGTGCGGGCAGCGGTGAAGCTGCGCAAGGACTACCCCGGGATCGGGGTGCTCGTGCTGTCGCAGTACGTCGAGGAGCAGTACGCCACCGAGCTGCTCGCCGGGTCGAGCCGGGGCGTCGGCTATCTGCTGAAGGACCGCGTCGCCGAGGTGCGCGAGTTCGTGGACGCGGTGGTGCGCGTCGCGCAGGGCGGGACCGCGCTCGACCCCGAGGTCGTGGCGCAGCTGCTCGGCCGCAGCCGCAAGCAGGACGTGCTGGCCAATCTGACGCCGCGCGAGCGCGAGGTGCTGGGGCTGATGGCCGAGGGGCGTACGAACTCGGCCGTGGCGAAGCAGCTCGTGGTGAGCGACGGGGCCGTCGAGAAGCATGTGAGCAACATTTTCCTGAAGCTCGGGCTCTCGCCCAGTGACGGGGATCACCGGCGGGTACTCGCGGTGCTGACCTACCTGAACTCGTGA
- a CDS encoding NADH-quinone oxidoreductase subunit C, translating to MSAYDNLPEAAAEIFGEEATAEYAYDLLTVDVPTGSWIAALEIARDKLACTYFDWLSAVDEPGTGFRICAHVVALEGHRVRRLLLRTTVPHTSPSLPSAVDIYAGASWHERETHEMFGVTFTDHPNLIPLLLPESFEGHPLRKDFVLAARVAKAWPGAKEPGESHDGGPKRRQMLPPGVPDPNEWGPQKGQLPPAPARPARTPRAAGDRPVRRARSVTEGSTSQAPETPTTPETPAPPEASARPPRRTRSVSEGSASQTPETPASAAPPRRSRSVTEGSASQTPAPETPAAQPAEDAPWHNARPAFDPASETPGPPTATGEGHSVAPEPTSAEVPGPAAPKATAPDPGSAKGPGPKAAAPVKPSGDAGSDAAPHPAAAAEPAAGQGPVAPAPAEPSGDAEPAPAPDSGAVPSPADANGDEPATAGDRPVDPEKRAGGVGQPPTPRPEDDHDPHPDTPAGGDTA from the coding sequence GTGAGCGCGTACGACAACCTCCCCGAGGCAGCGGCCGAGATCTTCGGCGAGGAGGCGACGGCGGAGTACGCGTACGACCTCCTGACGGTCGACGTCCCGACGGGCTCCTGGATCGCCGCTCTCGAAATCGCCCGCGACAAGCTGGCCTGCACCTACTTCGACTGGCTGAGCGCGGTGGACGAGCCGGGCACGGGCTTCCGGATCTGCGCGCACGTGGTGGCCCTGGAGGGCCACCGGGTCCGCCGCCTCCTGCTCCGTACGACGGTCCCGCACACGTCCCCGTCCCTCCCGTCCGCTGTCGACATCTACGCGGGCGCGAGCTGGCACGAGCGCGAGACGCACGAGATGTTCGGCGTGACGTTCACCGACCACCCGAACCTGATCCCCCTGCTCCTCCCCGAGTCCTTCGAGGGCCACCCCCTGCGCAAGGACTTCGTCCTGGCGGCACGGGTGGCGAAGGCCTGGCCGGGAGCGAAGGAGCCGGGCGAGTCGCACGACGGCGGCCCGAAGCGCCGCCAGATGCTCCCCCCGGGCGTCCCGGACCCGAACGAATGGGGCCCCCAGAAGGGCCAGCTCCCCCCGGCCCCCGCACGCCCGGCGCGCACCCCGCGAGCGGCGGGCGACCGCCCGGTACGCAGGGCGCGCAGCGTGACGGAGGGCTCCACGAGCCAGGCACCCGAGACGCCTACGACGCCGGAGACGCCCGCGCCCCCGGAAGCGTCGGCACGCCCGCCCCGCCGGACCCGCAGCGTGTCCGAAGGCTCGGCAAGCCAGACCCCGGAGACGCCTGCGTCCGCGGCTCCGCCGCGCCGTTCCCGCAGCGTGACGGAGGGCTCGGCAAGCCAGACGCCCGCACCCGAGACGCCCGCCGCGCAGCCGGCGGAAGACGCCCCCTGGCACAACGCCCGCCCGGCCTTCGACCCCGCGTCGGAAACCCCCGGGCCGCCGACCGCCACGGGCGAGGGCCACTCCGTCGCCCCGGAACCCACCTCGGCCGAGGTCCCTGGCCCGGCAGCACCCAAGGCCACCGCCCCGGATCCCGGGTCGGCCAAGGGCCCGGGCCCCAAGGCCGCGGCACCCGTCAAGCCCTCCGGGGACGCGGGGTCGGACGCTGCCCCGCATCCCGCCGCTGCCGCTGAGCCCGCCGCAGGCCAGGGCCCCGTGGCCCCCGCGCCCGCCGAGCCCTCCGGGGACGCGGAGCCCGCTCCGGCTCCCGATTCGGGCGCGGTCCCGAGTCCCGCAGACGCCAACGGCGACGAGCCCGCCACGGCTGGGGACCGCCCTGTCGACCCGGAGAAACGGGCGGGCGGGGTGGGCCAACCCCCCACCCCCCGACCCGAGGACGACCACGACCCCCACCCCGACACCCCCGCCGGAGGCGATACCGCGTGA
- a CDS encoding DUF6082 family protein — protein sequence MAVMKPSVGRIGSQLWAGFGRRRRQADELTGALVRELADLKLEIRHANQIQYHRLLVEQSSQAMGDPMLAAALSTLSDVPERRQRQLLFANREYVTILLAHRIGVVDWDELIGHLRILCRNAVFADYWQRTGEHRMSLPAHTLEGRAGLAVDAIMDELADDPDDWWVVGPDRADT from the coding sequence ATGGCCGTCATGAAGCCGAGCGTGGGACGAATCGGCTCCCAGTTGTGGGCGGGCTTCGGTCGCCGCCGACGTCAGGCCGACGAACTGACCGGGGCGCTCGTGCGTGAGCTGGCGGACCTCAAGCTCGAGATCCGGCATGCGAATCAGATCCAGTACCACCGCCTGCTCGTGGAGCAGTCGAGTCAGGCGATGGGCGATCCCATGCTCGCGGCGGCGCTCAGCACGCTGTCGGACGTGCCCGAGCGGCGGCAGCGCCAACTCCTGTTCGCCAACCGGGAGTACGTGACGATCCTGCTGGCCCATCGGATCGGAGTCGTGGACTGGGACGAGCTGATCGGCCACCTCAGAATCCTGTGCCGCAATGCCGTGTTCGCCGACTACTGGCAGCGCACGGGGGAGCACCGGATGAGCCTCCCGGCGCACACGCTGGAAGGACGCGCCGGGCTTGCGGTCGACGCGATCATGGATGAGCTGGCGGACGACCCGGACGACTGGTGGGTGGTCGGTCCTGACCGGGCGGACACGTAG